Within the Dialister hominis genome, the region TCAGTATACTTAAGCGTTCCATTAAAAGGATTATCAATAAATGTTCCGTTGAAAGATCCATGGATTTTCTGATCTTTATTCCAATCAAAATTTCCCTTTAAATCATTGAAGACATAGCGATCGGAATTAGCGGTATTTACGGCAATGGTTCCGTTTTTGATTGTCACTTTTCCTGTAAATGTCCCGCTGTTGGTGTCATCAGACGGCTTAAGAATATCCTGAATGTTCCAGGAATTATCTTGCCCCTGACGAAGATCGATTTCAGGATCTTCAACAGTTACACTTTTAACAAGGGATGCAACGCCGGAATCATGTACCAGGTAATCATACAGAGAAGATACTGTCCATCCAATCGTCAAATAGGACGACTTTAATACAGTATCCCCGTTATTATCTTTCAATTCCAGACCGGCGAATTGAAGATTATAACCCGGATCGAGATCCAGCTGCTCCCAGGATATGGTGCCATTTACTCTGGCTCCAATCTTTTCGTGCAGCACAGGATCCAAGTTCTGTACAATTATTGGCCGTATTAGTAAGTAGACGAAACAGATTGCCACAAAGATGAATGCGGCAATTCCGTTCAGCCACCACTTGATTCTGCTTTTATTCAAAGTCTGCTCCCTACCAGTTCATATATTTTGAAAATTTTCGTGTATTATTTATTTTCGCTGCCTGCAGCAAACTCTGGATGGATAACAGCAGGAATTCCCATTGCATTTTCCAAAGTTGCCAGACCGATATTGTAGTTGTACAAAGCGCTGATATAGTTTGTACGAGCTGTACTCAGCTGCAGTTCTGCATCCAGTACATCAAGGTTCGTACCAACGCCGCTGCTGTATCTTACCGCAGCAATCTTGTAAGCTTCTTCAGCTTCAGCAACGGAAGCTTCGGTCGCACGGATCTGCTCTTTAGCAGCCAGAATATTCAGATAATCCTGTCTTACTTCAAGTTCGACGCTTTCTCTGGACTGCAGAAGCTGCTCCTGCGCAACCTTAACTCCTGCTTCTGCCTTCTTGATAGCAGCCTGAGTTGCACCGCCGTCCCAGATCGGCCAGCTTACGGAGCCGCCAATGCTCCATCCTTTATTGGCAAATCCCGGGAAATCAGAATCTTTCCAATTATATCCGCTGTTTACTGCTACAGTCGGCATATAACCGGCCTTGGCACTTCTCAGATTCTCATTAGCTACTCTTACCTGATAATCTGCTTCAACCAGTTCCCATCTGTATTTCTGCGCCATGAGAATTGCCTGATCCATCGTAATGTCGAATTCAGGTTCCGGGAAATCCTTATCCAAAGCATTGATCTTTGTATTCATTGGAATACGCATAATATTATTCAGATTTGCTTCAGCAACATCTCTTGTATTATCCGCTGCAATACTTGCCTGTTTTGCATTTGCCAGAGATACATTGGAGGTCAATACGTCAAGCTTTGCAACAACGCCTGCATCAAACTGCTGCTGTACGTTGGTCAGATGGCTCTGGTAATCGCTGACTGATTCATGCTGTACTTCTGCCTTCTTGATAGCTTCCAGATAATTGTAATATGCCTTGACTGCAGAAAGTTTTGTTGCAGCTTCAGTCCTGTAAACTTCAAGGTCAGAAATATTTTTTGCATATCTTGCAGAGTCAATGGCACTTTCAACAGCTCCTCCCGTCCAAATCGGCCAGGAAACAGTCAGTCCATTTCCAAAACTATTGCCAATTGCATCCTCACCTACTGACTTAGCTCTGCCAGCACTCCAAGTGTCCGACAAAGATGGATTCTTTTTTGCTGCTGCTGCACTGACATCCGCTTCAGCTTCTCTTCTCTGCAGTTCAGCGATAGTAATATCACGGTTGTTCTGGATTGCGAGTGTCACCGCACCGCGAAGATCTATATCCAAAGTAGAGGATTTAGGAGCTGCCGTCTCAGCAATGGAATCTCCCAAATTCTTCTGAAGAAGCATATTGTTGAAATTAACATTATTTTCTGAATTTACCTGATTCATCTGCGCTGCAATAGCTTTTTCTGTAATCGCAGGATCGGTTGTCAATCTTGTAGGAGCAGCCTTTGCTTCTGCATTTGCTCCGACAGAAA harbors:
- a CDS encoding TolC family protein, producing MNKFTYHVLLTSVLLALSVGANAEAKAAPTRLTTDPAITEKAIAAQMNQVNSENNVNFNNMLLQKNLGDSIAETAAPKSSTLDIDLRGAVTLAIQNNRDITIAELQRREAEADVSAAAAKKNPSLSDTWSAGRAKSVGEDAIGNSFGNGLTVSWPIWTGGAVESAIDSARYAKNISDLEVYRTEAATKLSAVKAYYNYLEAIKKAEVQHESVSDYQSHLTNVQQQFDAGVVAKLDVLTSNVSLANAKQASIAADNTRDVAEANLNNIMRIPMNTKINALDKDFPEPEFDITMDQAILMAQKYRWELVEADYQVRVANENLRSAKAGYMPTVAVNSGYNWKDSDFPGFANKGWSIGGSVSWPIWDGGATQAAIKKAEAGVKVAQEQLLQSRESVELEVRQDYLNILAAKEQIRATEASVAEAEEAYKIAAVRYSSGVGTNLDVLDAELQLSTARTNYISALYNYNIGLATLENAMGIPAVIHPEFAAGSENK